GATTCTTTGAATCAGTTCCGCAACTAATCCGCCAGCAAGTGAAAACAGGAACCCAAGAGTATGTTGACGATTACCAAATGTAGACAATCCAAAATGTTACATactgtaattatttttttaagacTCGAAAGCGAAAATCATGAAGCGTCTAATTTTAGCCAAGTTTTAAATAATTTGCTAGTACGTTCTCTTATTGAAATTTTCAGAAAGCTTTTTCCATGCTATTATGACGAACAATTGAAAAGAACCAAGACTGATCCCTGTTTCACAAGATTTATTGACGCaaaataaagagacagttaAAGGAACAACCTTTGTTGTGTCGACTTCATCACACAGTGAATCGTAGGTTTTGTGTGATGTAAAATGTACAAATTCTGAAGATAGTGACGTTGACTATAGTCAAAAATGGGCTTTTCAAACAAATTAAGGAAGCTCTCCTCCTGAACTCAAAGTTCAGAAAAGACGGGTTTTTTTTTCGAATCTTAAATAAAAGAGGAAgttataatttatttacttCACTATACCGGCTGATTTTGCATACGTATAAATATTTGTTTGACGGAAAAAATACAAGTTTTGAGATTTCATCCGGTGCAATCAGTGTAAAAATGATTGAGTTCATTCAGTTTTCATTCTCATCTAGTTTGCTTCCACGAAGTCAGAGTGACAAGCTGCAATCATCGAAATTGCTGAAATATATTAAGCGTCGTTCCAACTGATGTAAGATCATTTCAATGCCACTGTTTCCCAATAACGGGAACAGGGACTTTTCTTTctctaaaatgaagtttactcTTTGCATTATTAGTGTTAAATCCCTTAAATTTTTTAACAATGAAACTAGTTTACTGATCTATGTGGATTGCAAAAGTGTGATTCCAAAATTCCTCGATAAATCAAAGTTATATATAAGTTTGAGTGTGATTTTACCAATTTTCAGACACTGATTCCTAGTGATTTAAAGACTTCTTGCATCAGAGCCAGTTGCTGAAAAGCCCCTGATTAAGGTAAGCAATTGTTATGTGAGTTCTTTAGCTCAGTATGTTTCATCAGTGGCTCGCGGTAATTTCTTGGGGTGTCTTGTTTTCCATATAAGCGTGCAAGTGAACAACGAACGACTATAGAGCTTGTGCCTTTTAAGCCTTGATTTTACtcgtttcgttttctttttctagatTTGTTTTGAAGCCATGGCCAAATTCCTGTTGATCGTAGTTCTGCTGATTTTGGATTTTCAATTCTTAAGTCATGCTTCCGCTCAGTGGACGAAGCTCAATAAGTCGCCCGTTTGCTTTGGTGCCAAAGGAAACCAGTTTGGTCGTTTCACCTACAATGGGAACATCTTCGTGAACACATTCATGCTTGTTCACCGCTCGGGAAAGGTGACGTGTAACCGAAGCCACTACAGTTACTGGGGCTGCACACCAAACTCAAGTCGCCTCGAAGCAATCTTGACTGAtgacaacaataaaattttggcTCCACCAGCATCCAAAGTAAATGGCGGAGGAAAGTACACTCTAGCAGGTTTCACCTCTTCAACTTGTGCCCTTGTGTTTCCAGCATATAAGAAACCTCAGTGCATATTTTCCAACTCGGGGCTGCGTCTTTGGCATGGAGAGGACCTAAAAGGCCACACCGAGGGTGACAACGGCGGGCGAACATGCGCAGATGTGTATGCGCTGTTAGTGTAAAGACTCACTAAACTCAAGGGGACTTCTCAGCTGTACTAGTTGAAGAcggcattcatttttttttcttgcaacaaTTATGATTGTGATTCTGTAGTAATGTTCGTTGgggaaaaataaatttgaactCAAGGTGACTTGACATGCCTGTCCTCTATCCGGCTTTTGTTGATAATATTCTACCTTTTAAATTAAGAAGCTGAGCCCCATACAAATATGAAAGTTGAACAAAGACGTTGATAATCGAGACGCAACGTTTGCTAGTAATCTCCAACAtgtgaataacaataataccTCGTAAGAGCGCTCACCACAGCTGGCCTAGCGTCATCCGTTATTTAGAAGTGTGCCATTTCAAACACTACAAAACTTTCAGAAGCCGCGAAGCTCTTTGAAACGTGGGAGCCTCACCGAGCAGGAACCCAAGCACATGCATACCCAAATACGCTTCTCCTTGCTCATTATTCCGAGTTTCTAAGaattaagaggcagtgtccctaagaacggtccgatcgattttgcgtcaaaaaatcatttttcttgaaactctgccgatggaaagggtttggtacccaaatattaaaactggatttcttatttgaaaaatatttgtttttgcttcactatgggggcaaactcattttaggcgATTTCAGCCTTTTGGTGGtcgattttaagaccaaaatttgtcgatgttaatggtgttgctacatgaaaactgaaaaagccattgaattgattttaatgcctaaggttttctaaacctttaaagagttgaaaatcaaaatatcaatccttttcagttttttgtcgaagtactggaagctcgaaaacaaaccatactatttgtcTTACGCGAGGACTGTCGGCTcgtggtcgaattcgagagcttggttcttaattgtgggccaaaattttgaagtaaaattaatgccaaatgagaggtctaggttgattttAAAAGTTTCCCGGTTCAAATcttcgggtatttccccaagcgccaatcagcggtagtctgaatttggcttttacataaatcataacactctcaaattttagctccctttccgttctattttcagtcgtttttcaaaacagtccactttttcggagtaaaacagcgtcgttattgctcagaaataaaagaaaaaattattggttgccttttagggagttaagtttacaactaagagcaaataaaagaaaaaagcaaaattagatccaggcgtatttgtcacgtcgtcacgcaataactagcttcgttgttgaagtggaggtgAGAGATTAGAAGCGATATcgctgcttgttttttacaagtgAGATGGCGAGAGTCTGGAGAATGCGGGCAGTTTAGAGGGTTCAAGGAGCTGGTTAAGTTAGAGGAGTGTAACAGCGacattggcaatcatttatctcgatgtcacctcagtcgagaagttttttaaaacccagttattgcgtgacgacgtgacaaatacgcctcgttcttatttcgCTTTTAAAGACTGAAAATGCCGCTTATAGTTCTAACAGTGGTACTCCAGGTACGTTTCGATGCAGTTGTCGAAGAGACTTAAGAGTGGAAACTGATAAATTTGACACTTTTTGACACTTTCTCGCGTAAACTGTTGTTATTGTTCATTGTTATGTAATCGTTCCGGTCAGCGGTTGTTAATTTCCACGAGTCACGCGTAAAAAAACACATAGATTCGGTATGTTTCATGGCCGCTCTTTAGTTATTACTCTGTTAGACGTTTACTCTAGAATACAGGATTGAATCGAAACTCCTTCTCGTCTACATGATTGTTCGTTCCTACAACTCTGTCTTTGCGACCTAATTTGGCGCCGTGACCAGGATTTCAAGCCAAGAATGACCG
This genomic stretch from Acropora muricata isolate sample 2 chromosome 5, ASM3666990v1, whole genome shotgun sequence harbors:
- the LOC136917623 gene encoding uncharacterized protein, translated to MAKFLLIVVLLILDFQFLSHASAQWTKLNKSPVCFGAKGNQFGRFTYNGNIFVNTFMLVHRSGKVTCNRSHYSYWGCTPNSSRLEAILTDDNNKILAPPASKVNGGGKYTLAGFTSSTCALVFPAYKKPQCIFSNSGLRLWHGEDLKGHTEGDNGGRTCADVYALLV